In a single window of the Streptomyces sp. NBC_00285 genome:
- a CDS encoding DUF397 domain-containing protein, with product MNWRKSSHSGGGEGDACVEIANVHPRIAVRDSKTPSRATLSFPAPAFTALIDHLKEHSWSDAPISG from the coding sequence ATGAACTGGCGGAAGTCCAGCCACTCCGGCGGCGGCGAGGGCGATGCCTGCGTCGAGATCGCGAACGTCCACCCCCGAATAGCCGTCCGCGACTCCAAGACCCCCTCCCGCGCCACCCTCTCCTTCCCGGCCCCCGCCTTCACCGCCCTGATCGACCACCTGAAGGAACACTCCTGGTCAGACGCCCCCATCAGCGGTTAG
- a CDS encoding response regulator transcription factor: MTSSPIRVLIADDQQMVRQGFSVLLGAQPGIDVVGQAVDGLDAIAKVDELVPDVVLMDIRMPELGGIEATRRITGERPEIKVLVLTTFDLDEYVYEALRAGASGFLLKDASAEQLAEAVRVVAAGDALLAPGITRRLIAEFSRLDDRPRAPLKSRVGELTERETEVLALIAQGLSNAEIAGRLVVAEQTVKTHVGRILVKLGLRDRTQAAVFAYESGLVRPSRY; the protein is encoded by the coding sequence ATGACGAGCAGCCCCATCCGTGTACTGATCGCCGACGACCAGCAGATGGTCCGGCAGGGCTTCAGCGTGCTGCTGGGCGCGCAGCCCGGCATCGACGTGGTCGGACAGGCGGTCGACGGCCTGGACGCCATCGCCAAGGTCGACGAACTCGTCCCGGACGTGGTCCTGATGGACATCCGCATGCCCGAGCTGGGCGGCATCGAGGCCACCCGCCGCATCACGGGCGAGCGCCCGGAGATCAAGGTCCTCGTGCTGACCACCTTCGACCTCGACGAGTACGTCTACGAGGCGTTGCGGGCCGGGGCGTCCGGGTTCCTGCTGAAGGACGCCTCCGCGGAGCAGCTCGCCGAGGCGGTGCGGGTGGTGGCGGCCGGGGACGCGCTGCTCGCGCCCGGTATCACCCGCCGTCTGATCGCCGAGTTCTCGCGCCTCGACGACCGGCCCCGGGCCCCGCTCAAGAGCCGGGTGGGGGAGCTCACCGAGCGCGAGACGGAGGTCCTCGCCCTGATCGCGCAGGGACTGTCGAACGCGGAGATCGCCGGACGACTCGTGGTCGCCGAGCAGACGGTGAAGACGCACGTGGGCCGCATCCTGGTGAAGCTGGGCCTCAGGGACCGGACCCAGGCGGCGGTGTTCGCGTACGAGTCGGGGCTGGTGCGGCCGTCGCGGTACTGA
- a CDS encoding sensor histidine kinase — protein sequence MTETGIQRAVVSRVLRRLRVFREDLWSFEADPMPPSVWVRWLPHGVLCLVAFGVTLGAVAQLVDDGGVGTQLAFVIGLAQGAAVVFALWRPVPAWWLSTAAMVVGAFEVRRHLLAGGAHDVPWPWTTAGIIGHLAVLLLLALRVPTRVSVEALAVNLLLTYVIQGLVGAADYAPTGLLTALLCTIVVVLGTALRGRREARAELGRQTTLTAEERARRTLLEERSRIARELHDVVAHHMSVISIQAQVAPHLVENPSEELQENLAGIRENALEALTELRRVLGVLRSENPDAPDLVDTPGTGTAPHTPQPTLDRLDALVENTRAAGLSVQVDVLGTRRPLPSGVELSAYRIVQEALSNVLRHAPGATASVRLVHYLHGVDVRIANSRPLRSVAVSPGAGHGLLGMRERAAMLGGTLRAGPRPDGGYEVAAYLPTSPPGGPDQASDSKDGTV from the coding sequence GTGACGGAGACGGGGATCCAGCGGGCGGTCGTGAGCCGCGTGCTGCGTCGACTGCGGGTGTTTCGCGAGGACCTCTGGAGTTTCGAGGCCGACCCGATGCCCCCTTCCGTGTGGGTGCGCTGGCTGCCGCACGGTGTGCTGTGCTTGGTCGCCTTCGGAGTCACTCTGGGCGCGGTGGCCCAGCTCGTGGACGACGGCGGGGTGGGCACCCAGCTCGCCTTCGTCATCGGTCTCGCGCAGGGTGCCGCCGTGGTGTTCGCGCTCTGGCGGCCCGTCCCGGCGTGGTGGCTGTCGACGGCGGCCATGGTGGTGGGCGCCTTCGAGGTGCGCCGCCACCTGCTCGCCGGCGGTGCCCACGACGTCCCCTGGCCGTGGACGACGGCGGGGATCATCGGGCACCTGGCGGTCCTGCTGCTGCTCGCCCTGAGGGTCCCTACCCGGGTGTCGGTCGAGGCACTGGCCGTGAACCTTCTTCTGACCTACGTCATCCAGGGACTGGTGGGCGCTGCCGACTACGCGCCCACCGGGCTGCTCACGGCCCTCCTGTGCACGATCGTCGTGGTCCTCGGCACAGCCCTGCGAGGCCGCCGCGAGGCCCGCGCGGAACTCGGCCGGCAGACCACGCTCACCGCGGAGGAGCGGGCCCGTCGCACCCTCCTGGAGGAGCGCAGCCGTATCGCGCGCGAACTGCACGACGTCGTCGCCCACCACATGTCCGTCATCTCGATCCAGGCGCAGGTCGCCCCGCACCTCGTGGAGAACCCGTCCGAGGAGCTCCAGGAGAACCTCGCCGGCATCAGGGAGAACGCGCTGGAGGCACTGACCGAGCTGCGCCGGGTGCTGGGAGTGCTGCGCTCCGAGAACCCCGACGCCCCGGACCTCGTCGACACCCCGGGCACCGGAACCGCCCCGCACACCCCGCAGCCCACCCTCGACCGGCTCGACGCGCTGGTGGAGAACACTCGGGCGGCCGGACTGAGCGTCCAGGTCGACGTACTGGGCACACGGCGGCCGTTGCCGTCCGGTGTGGAACTGTCGGCGTACCGGATCGTGCAGGAGGCACTGAGCAACGTCCTGCGTCACGCGCCCGGCGCGACCGCCTCGGTCAGGCTCGTCCACTATCTGCACGGGGTGGACGTGCGGATCGCCAACTCCCGCCCCCTGCGCAGCGTGGCGGTCTCGCCGGGCGCGGGGCACGGCCTGCTCGGCATGCGGGAGCGGGCTGCGATGCTCGGCGGGACTCTGCGTGCCGGCCCCCGGCCCGACGGCGGCTACGAGGTGGCCGCGTATCTTCCGACGTCGCCCCCGGGCGGCCCCGACCAGGCCAGTGACTCGAAGGACGGCACCGTATGA
- a CDS encoding helix-turn-helix domain-containing protein, with the protein MAPRSHPTARQVRLGTELRRLREAAGLKAREVAGLLNSTSAQISQVELGLSGASEERVRRLAAHYACADRMLIDGLVAMATDRTRGWWEDYRGVLPQTTLDVAEAEHHARFLRETVITYVPGLLQTSDYTHAVLTYVRPELPENEVAQRVEYRMKRRAVIERDTPVPYETVVHEFALRVHVSDRRTSLAQLRFILDKIEAGQARVRVIPVERESFAGADASMLYLGGPVPQLDTALRDAPTGARYIDAPSQLEQLRALFHRVQSASLDPIASRDFIHRLTKELQ; encoded by the coding sequence ATGGCGCCGAGGAGTCACCCCACCGCGAGGCAAGTGCGGTTGGGCACCGAGTTGCGTCGACTGCGGGAGGCTGCCGGACTGAAGGCGCGCGAGGTGGCCGGGCTTCTGAATTCGACCTCCGCTCAGATAAGTCAGGTGGAACTGGGCCTCTCCGGTGCAAGCGAGGAGCGGGTGCGGCGTCTCGCGGCGCATTACGCCTGCGCGGACAGGATGTTGATCGACGGCCTCGTGGCCATGGCGACCGACCGTACGCGTGGCTGGTGGGAGGACTACCGGGGAGTGCTGCCCCAGACGACCCTTGACGTGGCAGAAGCGGAGCATCATGCGAGGTTTCTGCGCGAGACAGTGATCACCTATGTCCCCGGGCTCCTCCAGACCTCGGACTACACCCACGCGGTGCTCACCTACGTGCGTCCCGAGTTGCCGGAGAACGAGGTGGCGCAGCGCGTCGAGTACCGGATGAAGCGCCGCGCGGTCATCGAGCGCGACACCCCGGTCCCGTACGAGACAGTCGTCCATGAGTTCGCCCTGCGTGTGCATGTGTCCGACCGCCGGACGTCGCTCGCCCAACTCCGTTTCATCCTGGACAAGATCGAGGCAGGCCAGGCGAGGGTACGTGTCATCCCTGTCGAACGCGAAAGCTTCGCCGGCGCTGATGCCTCGATGCTGTATCTGGGCGGCCCGGTGCCGCAGTTGGACACGGCACTCCGGGACGCCCCCACCGGCGCGCGCTACATCGATGCGCCGTCGCAGCTGGAACAGCTTCGTGCTCTCTTCCATAGGGTGCAGTCAGCGTCGCTGGACCCCATCGCGTCGCGCGACTTCATCCACCGACTGACGAAGGAGCTGCAATGA
- a CDS encoding sensor histidine kinase: protein MTLPHGGSGEFDTYQPRSPEFKAAVDALRGLRHDLISDAFAYRPLPPMRVGRGLSGGLPGRVRGYAAWTPHVLITAAGLVAMLIGSSNSNNNNGTATDLLVGVLALAPVLLTMVRPVLAFWVSMAATAITYAVASTAWDEWPWLDGSFACHLMVLTLVAIRTRPRTAAWMWLLTGIYGLLWEGAFSGGHYNSTDTVQLLFVSALALLAVSVWHIRRDAQQTVTAQQTVTAHERSRRTLLEERTTIARELHDVVAHHMSVVAIQAEAAPYRVENPPPELEKAFATIRENAVAALTELRRVLGVVRAEDYEAPDAPQPTLADLDALLANVRDAGLSVDKVLTGAVHELPQGVELSAYRIVQEALSNTLRHAPGASARVEVSYVLGGLGLRMVNGPLPLPSLVKSSPGAGHGITGMRERVSMLNGEMTAGPTDEGGYEVTVFLPVPLPVQFEDGAEA, encoded by the coding sequence ATGACACTTCCGCACGGCGGCAGCGGCGAGTTCGACACGTACCAGCCCCGCAGCCCGGAGTTCAAGGCCGCCGTGGACGCCCTGCGTGGCCTGCGGCACGACTTGATCAGCGATGCCTTCGCCTATCGCCCGCTGCCCCCGATGCGCGTCGGCAGGGGGCTCTCCGGTGGGCTGCCCGGCCGAGTGCGGGGGTACGCGGCCTGGACACCGCACGTGCTGATCACCGCGGCCGGCCTGGTCGCGATGCTCATCGGCTCGTCCAACAGCAACAACAACAACGGCACGGCCACCGACCTCCTCGTCGGCGTGCTCGCCCTGGCCCCGGTCCTGCTGACCATGGTGCGGCCGGTCCTGGCCTTCTGGGTCTCGATGGCCGCGACCGCGATCACCTACGCGGTGGCATCCACCGCCTGGGACGAGTGGCCCTGGCTGGACGGCAGCTTCGCCTGCCACCTCATGGTGCTCACGCTGGTGGCCATACGCACCAGGCCGCGCACAGCGGCGTGGATGTGGCTGCTGACCGGAATCTACGGCCTGCTGTGGGAGGGAGCCTTCAGCGGTGGGCACTACAACAGCACCGACACGGTGCAGCTGCTGTTCGTCTCCGCCCTGGCTCTGCTCGCCGTGAGCGTCTGGCACATACGCCGGGACGCCCAGCAGACGGTGACCGCCCAACAGACGGTGACCGCCCACGAGCGCTCCCGCCGCACGCTGCTGGAGGAGCGCACGACCATCGCCCGCGAGCTGCACGACGTGGTGGCCCACCACATGTCGGTCGTCGCCATCCAGGCGGAGGCCGCGCCCTACCGGGTGGAGAACCCGCCGCCGGAGCTGGAGAAGGCGTTCGCCACCATCCGGGAGAACGCGGTGGCGGCCCTGACCGAGCTGCGCCGGGTCCTGGGCGTGGTCCGCGCCGAGGACTACGAGGCCCCGGACGCCCCGCAGCCCACCCTGGCCGATCTGGACGCGCTGCTCGCCAACGTGCGGGACGCGGGTCTGAGCGTCGACAAGGTGCTGACCGGAGCCGTGCATGAACTGCCGCAGGGTGTCGAGCTGTCGGCGTACCGGATCGTGCAGGAGGCGCTCAGCAACACCCTGCGTCACGCACCCGGCGCGAGTGCTCGGGTCGAGGTGTCGTATGTCCTCGGCGGCCTGGGTCTGCGCATGGTCAACGGCCCGCTGCCCTTGCCGTCGCTGGTGAAGTCCTCGCCCGGAGCGGGGCACGGCATCACCGGCATGCGGGAGCGGGTCTCCATGCTGAACGGCGAGATGACGGCGGGCCCCACGGACGAGGGAGGGTACGAGGTGACGGTGTTCCTGCCGGTGCCGCTGCCGGTGCAGTTCGAGGACGGGGCTGAGGCATGA
- a CDS encoding response regulator transcription factor: MTIRVLVADDQMMVREGFSVLLNAMPGIEVVGEAVNGREAVDRVRELAPDVVLMDIRMPELNGIEATREIVAADGTAKVLVLTTFDLDEYVYQALRAGASGFLLKDASAHQLADGVKVVASGEALLAPSVTRRLITEFAKLSESPRLIPSAHTAYGDLTYRETEVLIHIAQGLSNFEMAERLMVAESTIKTHVSRVLVKLGLRDRTQAAVFAYEARLVTPG; the protein is encoded by the coding sequence ATGACCATCCGGGTCCTGGTCGCGGACGACCAGATGATGGTCCGCGAGGGCTTCTCGGTGCTGCTGAACGCGATGCCGGGCATCGAGGTGGTCGGTGAGGCCGTCAACGGCCGGGAGGCGGTCGACCGGGTCCGTGAACTCGCCCCGGACGTGGTCCTGATGGACATCCGCATGCCCGAGCTGAACGGCATCGAGGCGACGAGGGAGATCGTCGCGGCGGACGGCACGGCGAAGGTCCTGGTCCTGACGACCTTCGACCTCGACGAGTACGTCTACCAGGCACTGCGCGCGGGAGCCTCGGGCTTCCTCCTCAAAGATGCCTCGGCCCACCAACTCGCTGACGGAGTAAAGGTGGTGGCCTCCGGCGAGGCGCTCCTCGCGCCCTCCGTCACCCGGCGCCTGATCACGGAGTTCGCCAAGCTCTCCGAGTCCCCCCGCCTCATACCCTCGGCGCACACGGCCTACGGCGACCTGACCTACCGCGAGACGGAAGTACTGATCCACATCGCCCAGGGCCTGTCGAACTTCGAGATGGCCGAGCGCCTGATGGTCGCGGAGTCGACGATCAAGACCCACGTCAGCCGGGTCCTGGTGAAACTGGGCCTCAGGGACCGGACCCAGGCGGCGGTGTTCGCGTACGAGGCGCGGTTGGTGACGCCGGGCTGA
- a CDS encoding ATP-binding protein yields the protein MPEPWEYVLNIPNDPRAVTVSRRTLRLILTMHGLITLVDTAELLATELVSNAVLHTKGPAALRVRWSPPGTLRLGAWDADPEPPEPPGPLTHLTDAENGRGLALVRACADVWGWQPLSRNGNRGKYVWCELAVA from the coding sequence ATGCCCGAACCCTGGGAGTACGTGCTCAACATCCCCAACGACCCCCGAGCCGTCACCGTCAGCCGCCGGACCCTGCGCCTCATCCTGACGATGCACGGCCTGATCACCCTGGTCGACACCGCGGAACTGCTCGCCACCGAACTGGTCTCCAACGCCGTACTGCACACCAAGGGGCCCGCAGCCCTACGGGTGCGCTGGTCACCGCCCGGAACGCTCCGCCTCGGCGCGTGGGACGCGGACCCCGAGCCGCCCGAGCCACCGGGTCCCCTGACCCACCTCACCGACGCCGAGAACGGCCGCGGCCTCGCTCTGGTCCGCGCCTGCGCCGACGTGTGGGGCTGGCAGCCGCTGTCCAGAAACGGCAACCGAGGCAAGTACGTCTGGTGCGAACTGGCCGTGGCGTGA
- a CDS encoding cytochrome P450, with product MTAFDPWDPAFLADPYPAYAELRAKGRVQYFEPTDQWLVPHHADVSALLRDRRLGRTYQHRFTHEDFGRTAPPAAHEPFHTLNDHGMLDLEPPDHTRIRRLVSKAFTPRTVEQLKPYVTKLAGELVDRLVAEGGGDLLTDVAEPLPVAVIAEMLGIPEADRAPLRPWSADICGMYELSPPQDVAARAVRASVEFSEYLLELIAERRESPGDDLISGLIAAHDEGDRLTEQEMISTCVLLLNAGHEATVNATVNGWHALFRNPGQLQELRADHSLVPRAVEELMRYDTPLQLFERWVLDDIEIDGTTIPRGAEIAMLFGSANHDPAVFPDPGHLDLTRTDNPHISFSAGIHYCIGAPLARIELAASMTALLEKAPTLALAAEPQRKPNFVIRGLEGLRVEVM from the coding sequence ATGACCGCCTTCGATCCCTGGGACCCGGCGTTTCTCGCCGACCCGTACCCCGCCTACGCCGAGCTGCGTGCCAAGGGCCGGGTGCAGTACTTCGAGCCGACGGACCAGTGGCTCGTCCCGCACCACGCGGACGTATCCGCGCTGCTCAGGGACCGGAGGCTGGGGCGGACGTATCAGCACCGGTTCACGCACGAGGACTTCGGGCGGACCGCGCCGCCCGCAGCGCACGAGCCGTTCCACACGCTCAACGATCACGGGATGCTCGACCTGGAGCCGCCGGACCACACCCGGATCCGGCGACTGGTGTCGAAGGCGTTCACGCCGCGCACGGTCGAGCAGCTCAAGCCGTATGTGACGAAGCTGGCCGGTGAGCTGGTGGACCGGCTCGTCGCGGAGGGCGGCGGTGATCTGCTCACCGATGTGGCCGAGCCCCTCCCCGTCGCGGTGATCGCCGAGATGCTGGGGATCCCGGAGGCGGACCGGGCACCGCTTCGGCCCTGGTCGGCGGACATCTGCGGGATGTACGAGCTGAGCCCGCCGCAGGACGTGGCGGCGAGGGCGGTGCGGGCGTCGGTCGAGTTCTCCGAGTACCTGCTGGAGCTGATCGCCGAGCGGCGCGAGAGCCCCGGGGACGATCTGATCTCGGGGCTCATCGCCGCGCACGACGAGGGCGACCGGCTCACCGAGCAGGAGATGATCTCCACCTGCGTCCTGCTGCTCAACGCGGGCCACGAGGCCACCGTGAACGCCACCGTCAACGGCTGGCACGCCCTGTTCCGCAACCCCGGCCAACTGCAAGAACTGCGCGCGGACCACTCCCTCGTCCCGCGGGCCGTCGAAGAGCTCATGCGCTACGACACCCCGCTCCAGCTCTTCGAACGCTGGGTGCTGGACGACATCGAGATCGACGGGACGACGATCCCGAGGGGCGCCGAGATCGCCATGCTCTTCGGCTCCGCCAACCACGACCCCGCGGTGTTCCCGGACCCCGGGCACCTCGACCTCACCCGCACGGACAACCCGCACATCTCCTTCAGCGCCGGTATCCACTACTGCATCGGCGCCCCCCTGGCCCGTATCGAACTGGCGGCGTCCATGACGGCCCTGCTGGAGAAGGCCCCGACGCTGGCCCTGGCGGCGGAGCCGCAGCGCAAGCCGAACTTTGTGATCCGGGGGCTGGAGGGACTGCGCGTCGAGGTGATGTGA